The nucleotide sequence CCCTGCCCGTCCACAACCCCTCTCCTTTCAGCCCATTGCTGCCAattccagcccttcccttccaccccctcccgGAATGGGGAGGTTTCTAAGAGCTTGTCTCTGGCTGGGGGCCAGATGCTTGCAAGCCCTTTGCTTCAGAGTGACGGCAGCATCTCGGCATCTTCTCCAGCGCACAGAGGGCTCTGGCCAGGGAAGCACCACTGGAACCAGCGGGGTCAGTGACTCTCCCCTGCTCCTGGCGCCCTGCAAGCTACAGGGGCCCAGACCCACCTGGGAAGCGGAACAAGAGACAAGGAGGTGCCCCCCGGTGTCCAGCCAGACAGCAGCCGGCGACAGCCCCAAGGGGGagatccagccccacagagctgcctgggccCCGTGTGattgcccctcctctgcccctccgcCCCGGTGGTGTCTGGCGGAGAGGCACGTGGCCTGGCCCTCTCTGtttgcagctccctgcctggcccccgctGGAGCTGCCGTCGGCCACGCGATCCCCCCGCTGTGTGCGTGACTGTGGGGTGCGTACGCGGTGGCCTGACTTTCTAGacggagcaggggagggggctgtacTTTGGCCCCGGAGACAGGCCTGATCCTGCGATAAGGGGGCCCCCTGTCTCCCCGGTATTTGCGCTGCACGTGAGTCGCTCTTGGCCCGTTGCCACGTAACGCCAGGCGCGTGGCACAAGCCCAGCGGGGCGTGGGGAGAACGAGGCCGGCTGTTCCCCAGCGCCCCCTCCGGCTGTTCCCCAGCGCCCCCTCCGGCTGCTGTGCCCGGACCAAGCACAAAGCACCCACCGAGCTCCCCCGGCCACGCGCTCGGCTCTCTGTCCCCTTCGCTGGGAGTCCCTCGTGGGCACGGCCGTGCTGCTGATTGTGGGGCTCAGCTTGGGGACGCTGGTGCAGATCGACCGCGGCTGGGACGGCGAGGCCTGGCCAGACCAAGCCAACTGCTTAACCCGCGGCCGGGCAAGCTAGTGACGTCCGTGATCCCCGGGCAAGCGGCACCGTTAGTGGCCACGCTGGACCCGTTCGCCTCAGAGATCCGCCGgccccccttccatctccctcagCACACTGGGGTCCACTTCTCCCAAGCCACTCAGGCCCGAGGCTCTGTGCTAAGGCGCTTACCGGGCCCTGTGTCATTTCGAGCAGCCTTGCGGCTTCTCTACACCTCCCTCTTCAGCCCGTGGGCCGGAGGAGGCCCGGAGCGACCTGGAGCAATGCACTCTGGCCTGCCctgcctgggtgggagggggccggGCACAGAGGCTGTTTCCACCCACGCTAGCGCTCCCTTTCTGCTGCCAGACGGGGGCCTGCCTCTGCCCTGTTCTGCTTGCTGCTCGCCTGGTGACCGCAGCCCAGAACTTTACGTggcacaggggcagcaggggagggaagcgGGCAATGCCTGGTCTGTCGCCTCTCGCTGAGGATTCTGGGCTGTCCCTGGCCTCAGCAGCCAAGCTCCTGCCGCCGCAATGTCTGTTGGGACGGACGGCCAGGGTCCCTCAGCGCCATCTGGACTGAGCACCTGTGGGGGCATAGACGCAGGAATTAGGGGTGCACATGTGGGGGGAGGTTGCAGCACCCCCCAGCTCCTGACCTAGAGCCTGGGATCCTTGCTGCCGGCTCCACACACTCTGTCCTGCCCGGGAAGGGACATTGCCTGGCCTGCCAAAATCTTTATAGAAACAAATGATAGAAaatccgccctcccccccgccgccgtACAGGCTGCACATCCAGCCtcttagccccccccccatcccagccctctgctcaAGCCTCCCATCTCATCAAATgagcccccccccctgctgctgggcagctAATCATCGCCCTAGGGACACGGCCATGCACCCCACAGACTCCAACCCAGGCAGCGTTCCCTAGGGGTGAGATCAGGGAGACTCAGACTGCAGCTCGCAAACCACAAGGGGCTCTTTGATGTGTCTCCtgcagctctgtgcagcccagggTATTAAAACAAAACGTGGTTTACTTATTAACCGGTCCCGGTTATTAACCACGCAGGATGCTTCTGCTGTGTCACTGGCCAATTTGGTTATCAGCTTGTGCTGGGTTATTCTATTATTCTCATAACAAACAGacacatactctctctctctctctctctctctctctctctctctcagcattgTTGGGAATGAAACAACGAATTCCTCCCCCCATTAATTCGTCTCGTGAACCAATGTAGTCCAAGAACCACTCGATTAGATCATTGTTGCCTGCACTGCAccaactggggaaactgaggcccatcGTGGCAAAGGTCAAGCTGTTCAAGGGTGGGTGCCTAAAGACAGCTGCCTCCGTCCACAGCGAGCGCTTTGAAAAGCAGACCACTCACtacggcggggcgggggggagcacgAAACGGGGCTGGTGGTGCTGAGTTCATAAGGTGCTGTCGGATCCGCTGGGAGAGGGGGCCCAGGGTGGGTCAATCCGGTTAGGAATGATGAGGGACTTTCCCAGCAGTGCTCTGGGGTGCCGAGGGGACACGTCCCCTGTGGCACGGCGTGGCTTGCAAGGGACAGGGATCCGCTGGGTCTCAGCCCCCTGCTCCTAGCCAGAAAACATGGGTGCAGGGGGCATGCAGGGCTGTAATCTGCGCAGGCCCAGGAGAGGGAGTGAGCTCAGGCAGgaggctgtgggtcaggacaGAGCGGCCGCAGCGCTGTGGTGGGGCAGGTCCCAGGCTGGCACAGCAGGGGCTTGCGGGTCGAGTCCCACGCCGGGGGAGCGAAGGTCCTGATCCCACAAGCCAGGATGCACGTCGGGATCGGctcctggctcctgttccccacaggctgcctggctggCCCCGGATCCCTCTGACTTCATCATGGGCCCCGATGCATTTCAAGCCACAGCccctgggggggaagaggcagcctagagggggccctgccccgaTCCGGAAAGTCCCATGCACCGCCCGGTCCTACCCTGTCTGGGGACTGATCCGCTCCAGGGAGAGATGCTACTTCCTAGCGACCggtccttccctctgcccttgcCTGCTGCCTCCACGTCTCACAGGTCCCCTGCATGGGCCAAAGGCTccatggggctggctgccagcgggcacagccccccttccccagccaggtggcTGTGCTTAGCCGGGGAGGACCTGCTGGACTGCAATGCCCCCTGGTGGTGCTTGAAAAGCCGGCAGCTCCCAACAGCCCGGcccccccctacccccaggcaggcagcctcCCCATTCATTGATGCTTTTCCCTCCAGTCTGTCACACGCTCACACGCCCCAGCGCTACCAGGGAGTGAATACTTCAGCCGTCTCCTCTTCGCCTCCTCCAAACTCAGCGAGGGAGCTTGGAAAATGAGCAGGGCCCGGAGCCTGTGGAAGTCTTTCCCCAGCCGGGCTGCGTAGCAAGGTGAGCCTCCCCCTCCGCCCTCGGAAAATCGGGATTGTGCATGGTTTTGTGGGGATGGGAAAGCAAGGGAGCGTCGAGTGCCCAGGAGTCTGCGGCGCGTCCCGAGGCGCTGGAGAAAGCCTAGACACCCCCGGCCTGGGAACAGCAGACTGCTTGGAGGGTGGGGGGCGTGTGCCAAGCAGAGGGGCAGAATTGGAAAATGGAGCAGTGGCAAGGGTAAAACCTTGCTCTAGCTTTAGCCAGCCGCGTGGACCGGAGCAGGGCGAGGGGAGCCGGCAGGCTGGGGTAGGACGGCTGGAACCGACGAGACGGATTCGACAAAACTATGAAAGTGCAGCCCCCAGGAGCAGGCACAGGGGCAGTGTGAAGGGATGGATACAAATCCCCAATGGACGGATGGCCGGATAGACAGGTATCAGAGACCCAGAGGTACCGGGTAGTCAGACAGAAGCTAGATATGCACTGATTCGTTAGGAGCAGGGTACGGACAAAGAGAGATGGATGGCTACCCAGACGCCAGAGAGAGGTTCTGAAGAAAGACTTGGGGACGCAGGCAGGCGTGTAAGCTTGTGGATGTGACTGTTTTATCAGAATCCTGCAAAGCGTTAAGGGACCCCTCTTGGATTAAACTTTCCTGGGCTGTTAAATCGGACTCTGCTTGGAGCTCTGAGCTGGCTGCGAGCAGCGGGTGGGTTTAACGCGGCAGGCACAGCCTGCCTGGCCAGAGAGGCGAAATCTCTGCATCTGTCACTTGAAGAGAGGGCATCTCCCATGCAGGCGATGTGCCTCCCGGGGTCTAGCCGACCATCAGCGAGACGGGAGCGGAGTTCTTTACATTTCCTCCATCACCGAGCACAAATACAAACTGGATTCATTCCCCCATCAGTGACAGGCTCCTTCGCCTGCTTCTCACCTGGGGGATGATTTCACAATCACTTGATTTTACTTGGAGCATCTTGAGGGCGCGCTGCTCGCCAGGGTGCCAACGCGCCTCTCGCAGAGCGAAAGGCGTCAGTTGCCAAGGGGTGCCCACCCTGCCAAGCAGCATCTGGATCCCAGAGCGAAAGGCGAGGGAAGGGCAAGGCGGGATAATTGGCAGGCAGGCTCCGAACGGACGGGGAAGTGAAGTTGAAAGCACCAGAGATTCTTTTCTTCCAGCTTGCTGGTTAAGTTGGCAAAGCCCGACTCCTGGTGTCTGTGCAGCCCAGGGGTTTGCTCTTAATCTAGCAGCATCAGGCCACGCGTAAGTTGTCCCCTGCAGAGCCTGGGTGAGGAGTCGTTTCCCTCAGGACGGGTTTATGGCTGTCCCGGTATTTCCTCTGCCCAGCTAGGGAGGTTTGAACTGGGGGAAGCTCAGAGCTTTTCCGGATGGACTGTGGAATTGTATCCCGGCTTCACTCTTGCCTTTAGAACGGGGAGCGGGAGGCAGAATGTCCTCATGGAGAAAAACTTCTTCTGCCTGGACCTGCCAAGTGGCACGtaaacataagagcggccacactgggtcagaccaaaggtccatctagcccagtatcctgtctgcccacagtggccagcaccaggtgcctcagagggagggaacacaacagggaatcaaaCAATtcatcctgtcacccattcccaaccctgacaaacagaggctggggacaccacccctgcccatcttggctcatagccattgatggacccaaccgccatgaatttacctagctctattttgaaccctgttaaagttctagtctttcccacatcctctggcaaggagttccacgagttgactgtgcgttgtgtgaagaaaaacttccttttgcttgttttaaacctactgcctatgaatttcatttggtgacccctcattcttgtgtaatgagaaggaaaaaaaataccagttctttatttactttccccacacctgtcatgattgtatagacctctaccatatccccccttagtcgtctcttttccaagcagagCAGTCCCAGTCTTAtaaatctctcctcagatggcagccgtTCCGTACcccttataatttttgttgcccttctctgaactttttccaatgccaagatctcttgGTAATGGCTTTTGTAATGAGTAGCTGTGAGCAGCTGCCGAGAAGCTTTGCTGGAAAGAGACGGCGACAGAGCACCAGAgcagccctggaatgggttatcaGATGACGCTGAGCCTCTTGAATAACGCAGCCCTAGTGGGAAGGCTACTCCGAGAGACAGGAGAGACTGAAGTACAATTTTCCGGAGCCAGGCAAAAGCAGCCCCTGTGGCTGAGCTGTGCCTGGGTGTTTGGCGTTCTTCACACGGGGGGTTCAGGAAATACAGCAGGCTCTAGCTGCCGGGGGAGCGCCTCTTTGTAATGAAGTTCGGGAAGCCCCCAGGTCGGCTGGGGACAGGCAAATTTGGGCTTGTTGCTTCTgcctggcctggctcctgggAGGGTGGATGAGGAAGGGTGTTAAGAGGAAACCATGgattagactagggatgttaaatatcggtgaCCTGAATAgccgagtaacctcatgaattcttattggttactcgactattctatagtccctgggggcggggtcagtagccagtgcgctccagcctcactcccgtggaacctcctgccactccatgctgctgcctctgtatcagaggcagcactgcggGGTGTTAGGTGGGAACTGGTCCGCGAAGGgggccagtttaaaaagcagcttcCCTTGCCGACCCACtacctgtcgccctgtgctgttgcctctgatcaagaggcagcagtgcagagtggcaacaGCCACTGTCCAGGGGGGCGGAgtgtgagctcctggacctggtgcgagctggaactgagccgggctgcctgcccgcctggctcctaatactttaaatgcagagccgcagcggggtaggCCCCGGACCCATcgcaagtcaggactgagccgggctgctggcccgCCTGCTAAACAGTTTAttgggagggaaatgcatgtagcatACAGCATGAACCTATACggttttgcttatcggttaatcggttaattggCTGCACTATTCCATCCCTAGATTGGACTGAAGCGAGCGGGTTCAGAGAggcaggggtgcagggagcagtgaGGCCTGGGAGGCGGGATCACAGAGACGGGGCGGTTTGGATGCGGATGGAAGTTTtaactccccaccccccgcctagTTGGCATGTCAGTGATGCAGCCTGGCCCATCCAGCCCAACCGCCCAGCAACATTCCCTGGCACGTGGCCCTCGGTGTTTGTAAACTtggatcaagggccacatttggACCTAGCTGGTTGGCAGCATGACTGTGAGTCACCCCTCTGAGACTCCGACCTGCTGGGCATGCTGCTGAAGCAATATGAGATGTGGAGCAACCACGCTGTCCCGCACGGGCCCCCACGGGCCTTCTAGCCGTCTGCCTCCCATCatgctgggcagagcagggatgtCGCATGGGTCCCTTACAGCCGCTGTCCGCCAGCCTGCGTCACGGCTACCCGCTTACAGCCTGGCAGGGCCAAGCCGGGCCAGGGGTCCCACGCTGGGTACAGCAGGCTGTGCTAGCCGCGGTCCATATCCCGAGGAGGGTGCACTGGTCGGGCTAACGTGGCCCGGGTTGGACATCACACCACTGCAGCCCCGCAGTGTTGTAGGGCAGAGAATCTGTTTCCACCCACTGGCCACTTGTCAGCATCCTAGACAGctagaagagtgaggggggatttgatagcaaacttcaactccctgaagaggGGTTGcaaaggggatggggagaggctgttctcaggggtggcagatggcagaacgaggagcaatggttcTAAGGGGCATGGGCATTTGGTGCAgctggggccccgccccctctggtgaggccccaccccctttggtgaggccccgcccccaccatagagaggggaggaggtggggcagcacacTGAGCATGTGCACACCCCCCActaccatggggaggggaagaaatggGAGGGGCGCACGGAGcaccgggaagggaggaagctgAGCACCCCGAGCCTCCCAGGTCCTCGGAACACTGGGAGGACGAGTGTTGGGGGTAGcgacactctgcccccagaacgcctacagcaggcagggggcggagtgtgggcggggccaggcctggcGGCTTGGGAATGCAACGCCTCCCCCGGCCTAGGTTACCGGATGCCTATGAGTGGGGGAGGTCTCGGTTGTATATTAGgacaaactctttccctagggggcggggaagagctgggctgggttccctggggaggggtgcagtctccatgcctagaggtgtttcagtcccggcttgacagagccctggccgggatgatggagttggggttggtcctgctttgggcagggggctggactcgatgactcctgaggtctcgtcccgCCCAAGGATGCTGTGAGGGTGGTATGAGGGCGTCTCTCTAATCCAGTCTGGTCTCTCTGCAGCGGGACGCCATGTATCCCTCCCGCAACTGCTCCGACCTGCCTCACCCCGGCTTCCCCACGCAGCCCGACTACCAGGCTCTGTGCAACCGGAGCCAGCCGGACTCCGTCCTGAGCCACGTCGACCCCAAGGACTTGAACCTGACGGTGGAGCAGCTGCGGGACAAATACCTGGGCCCCCGGCGGTCCAGCTTCTTCCTCCCCGTCTGCGCCACTTACCTGCTGATCTTCGTGGTGGGGGCCGTGGGCAACGCGCTGACCTGCCTGGTCATCGCCCGCCACCGCGTCATGAGGACGCCCACCAACTATTACCTCTTCAGCCTGGCCGTCTCCGacctgctggtgctgctgctgggcatGCCCCTGGAGCTGTACGAGATGTGGAGCAactaccccttcctgctgggCGCCGGGGGCTGCTACTTCAAGACGCTGCTCTTCGAGGCCGTCTGCTTCGCCTCCATCCTCAACGTGACGGCGCTGAGCGTGGAGCGCTACATCGCCGTGGTGCACCCGCTCAAGGCCAAGTACGTCGTGACCCGCAGGCACGCCAAGCGGGTCATCGCCGCCGTCTGGGCGCTGGCCGGGCTCTGCTCCGTCCCCAACACCAGCCTGCACGGCGTCCAGATGCTCTACGTGCCGGGCCGAGGGGTGGTGCCGGACTCAGCCATCTGCACCCTGGTGAAGCCCCGCCTGATCTACAACCTGGTCATTCAGATCACCACCatcctcttcttcttcctgcCCATGGGCACCATCAGCGTCCTCTACCTGCTCATCGGGCTGCAGCTGAAGAGGGAGAAGATGCTGGAAGGCCTGGAGgcccgggcgggcgggggctgcgaCTCCCGCCACATCCGCCTCCAGCAGAAGACCCTCCGGAGGCGGCAGGTGACTAAGATGCTGTGTAAGTGGAGGGCGGCAGGGGGCAAGACCGGGGAGAGCTCATGAATCAGCGCCAGGTTCCGCCTGGCTGCCGCCCTCGGACGCTGGCCCCGTGCGCCGGCGCCTGCgtcacccagggcaggggaggtatCCCCGCCGGCTGGCTCGGGCCGGCACCCTGCGTCCCACGCCGGACCGAGCAAGGGCTTCCAGGGGAACTGCGTGGCCCTTCCACTCCGCGACATCGCAAAGGGGGCTGCAGATTGGAACTGGCCAGGCTCATCCACAGCCCCTAGGAGCACACGCACTGGAGAAATCCCCTCCAGCGATCCTCCCCTCCTTCTGGAGAGGACCTAGCCTGGGGATCTGAGCCAGGGAGCTCCGGGTGACATGGCGTTGGCCGCCCCCTCCAGGCTGCAGCCAGGCCGATGCAAAGGCAGGGAGACCCCCATAAGCCCTTGCTAAGTGaggctctgggtatgtctacactagccccctcgttcgaactagggaggctaatgagggcgaccgaaattgcaaatccagtgcaggatttaaatatcccacacttccttagcatgttcccgggtggtcgccattttggaaattgactagcccggaatcactgcccgcgtctacacacggcagtgaaacgggagttcgaagtaaagccctaactcgaattagctggtattcctcctggatatttaaatcctgcgcttcgtttgcaatttcggtcgccctcattagcctccctcgttcgaactagggggctagtgtagacgtaccctctgagagcTACACCGCTCAGTCCCCTTGGCTGACACTGGGTGTTAGGAGCCCCACGGCAGGTCCCCAGCTCCCTGGGGAGTGCTGGGAATGCAGCTCTTGGACAGATTCAGGCACAATCCTGGCAGCCTCGTGGGAGGGGGTgtgtggtgctggggtgggggtgaaggCTGCCCCTGGAGCCCCACAAAGCTGCCCTGGAGGGGGCCTCTCTGGCATGGGACTTGCTTCCTCCTGGGGCACAGCGtgtggcccccagcccctgcccttctctgcccagcacccaccagctCCCTAGCGTTTCCCCCACCCAGGGCCCTGCTCTGGGAGCGCAGCCATCTGGAGCCAAACCCAGCCCCTCGGTCGGCCTGTACGTAGATACCCCCGCCCTGTGTAACGCCTGTGGCTTGGGCCAGGGTGGACATCAACCTAGTCTGTGCATGTCAGTAGAGCCGGGCTCAGACTTATTCCAGCTGACGCTTGGCCCCTTtggctgtagtgtgtgtgtgtgtgtgtgtgtgtgtgtgtgtgtgtgtgtatctcttaGCGTTGTTGCCTGTATGCGTGCAGTGCTGGTGTTGCATTGTGAGGGTATACAGGGTTTAGGTGGACCAGACGTCCCACTTTTACAGGGACACCCTCGCTATTAGGGGCTCTGTCATATCTAGGTGCCTACTGCCCATCCCAGTCCCACGCTTGCTCACTGGTCGCCCTCCCGGCGCGAGAGCATGTTGTGGGGCACAGGCATTCCGGGGGTGCAGCCTGGGGATTACCGGGGCAAAGCCCCCAGAATGCACAGCGCTTTACGGAATGAGAGAGGCTCCACGCCCTGTCTCAAGGAGCTGCTGGTCTGGATCATGCCTGGGGCGGGGAACTTTTGGGGTGGGAGctggtgacccacagaaaaactagTCGGGGgcaacacacaagtgagaagcaaaagtaAAACCTCgctgtggcccccagctgaggaggagaagggcgctccccacattcccctcccacaccagagcctggggggccagtctagtagattttgtgtgctccagccctggggtggggcagcaggagggctggagcgccagtgtaGGCTCCCCAATACTTGGGGAAGGGgcctgagcttcaggggccagatccaagcaagctgggggccacacctGGCTCttggacctgaggttccccaccccggcggAGGGATTTTGCAGGAACTGTGTGAGGCCGTGAGTGAGTAGCATGGAGGCACTGAGTGCCACGCTGTAGGGTGGGAGTGCGCTGGCAGCATATTAGCAGAATTGCAGGTAGAGGGGCACTGATGAGCGCCGCGCTACGTTCCTGGACTGGCGGGTTTGGCACCACCCCTGCGCGGAGATCTGCAGCGTGATTATTTGAGAGCGAGGTGCGCAGCAGGCAAGTTCTGACCAAGCAGGCCCCGAGTCTCACCTGGGTCCCTGTGCAGCTGGGGAAAGTGGGCATCAAACGTTCCCAGTGTGATTGGGCGCCGCTCACACTGGAATACTGGAATCAGGTGCCAGAGGATATGTGGGttccttactagggatgttaacattaGATGAATCAACTCAtccagtagtcgatggaatttccatcgattagcCGATatgggcgcttccgctttgaaaagTAGCAAGCGCCTGCCcgactgttgctacatttcaaagggggaagTGCTGCGCGGCGttcgcttttgaaatgtacaagagccccagcaggggctctcgTGCATTTCACAGATTGAAATCCATGTGGagccccaagctccatgcagttcttcccctttgaaacaccaagtGGAGCCCCGAGCTCCATGcggtgcttcccctttgaaacaccaagtGGAGCCCCGAGCTCCATAcggtgcttcccctttgaaatgccaagtggAGCCCcgagctccatgcagtgcttcccctttgaaacaccaagtGGAGCCCCGAGCTCCATAcggtgcttcccctttgaaatgccaagtggagccccgagctccctgcagtgcttcccctttgaaacgccaagtGGAGCACCAAGCTCCGAGCTCCATGTggcgcttcccctttgaaacgccaagtggagccccaagctccatgcggcacttcccctttgaaacaccaagtGGAGCCCcgagctccatgcagtgcttccCTTTTGAAACACCAAGTGGAGCCTcgagctccatgcagtgcttcccctttgaaacgccatgtggagccccgaactccatgcagtgcttcccctttgaaacgccatgtggaGCCCCAAGTGCCATGCAGCgcttctcctttgaaatgccaagtggagcccggggccatgtggggcctctgctggggctcttgtacatttcaaaggtggaatgctgccactGTGccttcatcccccctccccacggggctgggaggaaccggcttttaagccggctcctcccagcaccccttcttcttcccccccactgcctctttctgatagaggcagcaatggggggaagcaactaatcgactgatgtgttgactatccgatatgcttttgcttatcggatagtcgactagtgattaGTTGCTGATATCCCTATTTTtcacctgccctgctgctgcgtgTGCAGGGATGTGTCCCGGGAAAGACCCCTGCTATGGTCCTGGCTGGGCTCAGCTTGGCACtcagcaagggaaaatggcttttgTCACAGTAGCACTCACCAGCCAAGACTTG is from Pelodiscus sinensis isolate JC-2024 chromosome 10, ASM4963464v1, whole genome shotgun sequence and encodes:
- the NMUR1 gene encoding neuromedin-U receptor 1, which translates into the protein MYPSRNCSDLPHPGFPTQPDYQALCNRSQPDSVLSHVDPKDLNLTVEQLRDKYLGPRRSSFFLPVCATYLLIFVVGAVGNALTCLVIARHRVMRTPTNYYLFSLAVSDLLVLLLGMPLELYEMWSNYPFLLGAGGCYFKTLLFEAVCFASILNVTALSVERYIAVVHPLKAKYVVTRRHAKRVIAAVWALAGLCSVPNTSLHGVQMLYVPGRGVVPDSAICTLVKPRLIYNLVIQITTILFFFLPMGTISVLYLLIGLQLKREKMLEGLEARAGGGCDSRHIRLQQKTLRRRQVTKMLFVLVVVFGICWAPFHTDRLVWSFISHWTGPMLHMFQYVHITSGVFFYLSSAANPILYNLMSTRFREMFKEVMCRRRRGSRKYSPSVTRTTTRSTVCELLPAGNGLPLSNVGEEDLGAEGEDAMKHESSFP